The segment AATAGGTTTTAGTTGATGGATCTACAGCACTTGGCTTGGTGATAAGCCAGTAGCCTGCATCAAGGCCAAAAGAAGAATTTTTATATTGTGCCAAAGCCAAATTCGGCAATAAAACAATCAAACTGAGTATTAAATTTAATAATTGTCGTTGCATTACTTTTTGCTAAACCTAGCGACACAAAAAGTCAAACATTAACGGGGTGGTTGACGAACTAAGGTGATTTGGTCACGATCTGATGATTTTTGTTGGTAGCAGTTAATCTTGCCTAACATATTATTTAATAGGAAGTTTCTCACTTAGAGACAAAAAAGCATAAAAATCAGGACAAACCGAGATTGACAGGGCCCCAAGCCTAGACCTACAACAAAATAATTACACATCTTAAGTACGTCAATGGTGTTGCTATGAGAATGTTCTATTTCATATGTCATAAAGTTAAGCTGATTATCAATTTTTACCGGCGGCCAGTTCGCCTACTCGGAACTATAGCATTATTGTTCACTCCAACGGCATGTGCTTTTTGTGTGCAGAACGTTATTCCGAAAGAAGCTATAGATAACGCCAGTTTTTGTTCTCAATATGTTACTGAAGGCAAGTTAGCCGAAGCAGAAGCTCGTGCTAAACTCGCAATTGAATTTGCACCAAAATATGCTGAAGCATGGAATTGCCGTGGATTAGTTGAATATCACCGCGGGCATCTTGAACTTGCAGTTCAGTATTTTAAGCGTGCTTTAGCATACCGCAATGATTTTGCTGAAGCGCATAATAACGTTGGCGCAGTAATGATGAATGAAATGCGCGAATATGGTCAGGCTGAAGAAGAATTTCGTGTGGCTCTTGAAATCGATCCTGGCTATGTGAATGCACGAGTAAACCTTGGTTTAACTTTATTGTATCAAGAACGCTATGATGAAGCTCGTGATCAATATATGCGCTGCCTTGAATTACAGCCAAACGCCTGTGATTGTCGTATGGGGTTAGGCGTTTTGTCGTTAAATAAAAAAGATTGGGCTGATGCTCGTGCGCATTTTGAAAAACTAATACAAATTTGCCCAGATGATCCGCATG is part of the Deltaproteobacteria bacterium genome and harbors:
- a CDS encoding tetratricopeptide repeat protein; translation: MQNVIPKEAIDNASFCSQYVTEGKLAEAEARAKLAIEFAPKYAEAWNCRGLVEYHRGHLELAVQYFKRALAYRNDFAEAHNNVGAVMMNEMREYGQAEEEFRVALEIDPGYVNARVNLGLTLLYQERYDEARDQYMRCLELQPNACDCRMGLGVLSLNKKDWADARAHFEKLIQICPDDPHGFYNLGYSQLQLSRCQDAYNSFVSALAIKPDYLEARKNLTAAMDCLGKQDSAIDRLLKKIRDNPGDPELHYKLGTIWEDKKQYDAARSEYFNVLRLKPDYKIVYYRLARLFDRNYQKEETISYCQKFVDLLRDEPLAAEKAWCIKRVQSLHFGTLNN